In the Saccharococcus thermophilus genome, GTTTAGCGCGGCAATGGACGTCGTCAGTGGAATGCCTTTTGGACAAGATTGCACACAGTTTTGCGAGTTGCCGCAGTTTGCCAAACCGCCGTCTCCCATGATCGCTCTCAGCCGCTCTGCTTTATGCATCGCGCCTGTTGGATGGGCATTAAAGAGACGAACTTGTGACAGCGGTGCTGGGCCGATAAAGTTGGATTTGCTGTTGACGTTTGGACATGCTTCTAAACATACGCCGCATGTCATACATTTCGAAAGTTCGTATGCCCATTGCCGTTTCCGTTCCGGCATGCGCGGACCAGGACCTAAGTCGTACGTTCCGTCAATTGGAATCCATGCTTTTACTTTTTTCAATGAGTCAAACATGCGGCTGCGGTCGACTTGCAAGTCACGCACGACTGGGAACGTCCGCATTGGTTCCAAACGGATTGGCTGTTCTAATTTATCAATCAACGCCGTACATGCTTGCCGCGGTTTGCCGTTAATGACCATTGAACAAGCGCCGCATACTTCTTCAAGACAGTTCATTTCCCATACAACTGGGGTTGTTTTTTGCCCTTTCGCGTTAACAGGATTACGGCGAATTTCCATCAGCGCAGAAATGACGTTCATATTCGGACGGTACGGAATTTCAAATTCCTCTTCATATGGCGCAGAATCAGGACGATCCTGGCGTGTTATAATGAGTCGAATCGTTTTTTTCTCGCTCATGGTTTATTTCACTTCCTCTTTCTTTTTCGTGTAGTCGCGTTTACGTGGTTTAATCAGCGATACATCGACATCTTCATAATGGAACGCTGGTCCATCCGGAGTATAACGCGCCATCGTTGTTTTGAGCCATTCTTCGTCATTGCGCTCTGGAAACTCTGGTTTATAGTGCGCGCCACGGCTTTCATTGCGATTGTATGCCCCTAATGTAATAACGCGAGCAAGTTGAAGCATATTGTATAGCTGACGGATAAATGTCGCTCCTTGGTTGCTCCATTTGGATGTATCCGTTACGCTGATATTTTTATAGCGTTCGAGCAATTCTTGAATTTTTTCATCTGTTTTCAACAGCTTGTCATTGTAGCGGACGATTGTCACGTTTGCGGTCATCCATTCGCCAAGCTCTTTATGCAACACATATGCGTTCTCTGTTCCATCCATCGATAAAATGTTGTTCCAGCGTTCTTCTTCTTGTTTGACATAGCGATCGTACAATGATGACGGCATCGCGTCTGCCGATTTCTCGAGTCCGCGAATGTAGCGGACAGCATTTGGACCAGCAATCATACCACCATAAATCGCTGATAATAAGGAGTTTGCTCCGAGTCGGTTCGCCCCGTGGATCGAGTAATCGCACTCACCAGCGGCAAATAATCCTTTAATGTTTGTCATTTGATCATAATCGACCCATAGACCGCCCATCGAATAGTGCACAGCTGGGAATACTTTCATCGGTACTTTGCGAGGGTCTTCGCCCATAAATTTCTCATAAATTTCGATAATTCCGCCAAGTTTTACATCGAGTTCTTTTGGATCTTTATGAGAAAGATCTAGATATACCATGTTTTCGCCATTGATGCCAAGCTTCAAGTCAACGCAAACATGGAAAATTTCCCGTGCTGCAATATCACGAGGAACAAGGTTTCCGTAGGCTGGATATTTTTCTTCAAGGAAGTACCATGGTTTCCCATCTTTATATGTCCAGACTCTTCCACCTTCCCCGCGGGCCGATTCACTCATCAAACGCAATTTATCGTCGCCAGGAATCGCCGTCGGGTGAATTTGGATAAACTCCCCGTTTGCATAATAAGCACCTTGCTGATAGACAATCGATGCCGCCGAACCGATGTTGATAATCGAGTTGGTCGATTTGCCGAAAATGACTCCCGGTCCGCCTGTCGCCATGATGACTGCATCCGCAGGAAACGCTTTAATTTCCATCGATTTCAAATCTTGTGCAACAATCCCGCGGCAAATTTGTTCATCATCTAAAACAACACCTAAAAATTCCCATCCTTCATATTTCGTTACAAGCCCGGCTACTTCATGGCGCCGCACTTGTTCATCGAGCGCATACAATATTTGCTGGCCTGTTGTCGCTCCTGCGTATGCGGTACGGTGATGCTGTGTTCCACCGAAGCGACGGAAATCAAGCAACCCTTCAGGAGTACGGTTGAACATGACCCCCATGCGGTCAAGCATATAAATGATGCTCGGCGCTGCCTCACACATCGCTTTTACCGGAGGCTGGTTCGCTAAAAAGTCGCCGCCATATACGGTGTCGTCAAAATGTTCCCAAGGAGAATCTCCTTCCCCTTTTGTATTGACCGCGCCGTTAATCCCACCTTGCGCGCAGACAGAGTGAGAACGCTTTACAGGAACGAGCGAGAACAATTCTACAGGTACCCCTGCTTCCGCGATTTTGATCGTTGCCATTAGACCAGCTAGACCGCCGCCAACTACTATGATTTTTCCTTTTTTCATTGCTACTCACTCCCTAAAAGATTGCTAGTTGTGGATTAAGCAAATGCTAAAATGGCACGAATGCCAACAATGGAAAGCGCGACAAAAATGATCATCGTTAAATAAGTGAAAACTTGTTGCGAACGAGGAGACACCGTTAAACCCCAGCTTACGCAGAAAGACCATAAACCATTGGCAAAGTGAAACACCGTTGACAAAATTCCGACAATATAAAAGCCAAGCATAACCGGATTGTCCACAATATTGGCCATCATTTCATAGTTTACTTTCGCTCCGAGCGCGGCTTGGACGCGCGTTTCGTACACATGCCATGTAATAAAAATCAATGTGATAATTCCCGTGACCCGTTGTAATACAAACATCCAGTTACGGAAATATCCGTAATTTCCGACATTAAATTTCGCTGTAAAAGCGATATAAAGACCATAAATGGCATGGAACAGCAGCGGAAGGAAAATAACGAATATTTCTAGAAAGTAGCGGAATGGTAAATTCTCCATAAAAGAAGCCGCCCGGTTAAAGGCCTCCGGTCCTTTCGTCGCAAAATGGTTTACGACTAAATGTTGTACTAAAAAGACTCCTACTGGAATGACTCCTAACAGCGAATGAAGCCGACGGTAATAAAATTCGCGATTTCCTGCCATATGTAAACCCCCTTTAACGAATAACAGTGAAAAAATCGTGTGCTCCCCATCCACAATGAGTGAAATGTAACGGCTTCCATTTCCATGAATCATTGTGTCACATTCATTGTACCCCCACATTGTACAAGCGTCAAGAAAACAAATTCATAAAATGTTCAAACATTTTCATATGAAAATCGCAACGAAAAACAACGAGAAAGATAATGCACGTCCCCTTCTATTTCGCTATAATGATGAATGGATAGAAAGAGGGGAATCATGTGAAACTGCCAACGCTAGAAGAACAATATAAGGCATTAGAAGACATTTCTATTTCCGCGTTCGGCGCGGAACTTCTCCGGCAAGTTGTCCTTCCGGAATTGCTGGGAAAAGAAACGGCCAGCATTTTATATTGGGCCGGAAAAAGTTTAGCGCGCCATTACCCGCTCGCGACATTGTCCGATGTGATCACTTTTTTTGAAAAGGCCGGATGGGGAACGCTTTCTGTTGTCGAAGAACACAAAGATGAACTTCACGTCGAACTGTCCGGCACCATTATTGCCGCGCGGCTTGCTCTTCATGAGCATTGCACCTTCCAGTTAGAAGCAGGTTTTCTTGCCCAGCAAATTGAGCAACAAAAGCGCTTTGTCACCGAAGCGTTCGAACAACAAAAAAAGCGGGAAAATAAAGTGCTTATCATCATTAAATGGGACCTTAAACAGGAGATAGAATAATGAAAGAAGCCTGTCCGGAGCAGGCTTCTTTCATTTTATGCGCGCGCTGCCGCTGCTTCTTCGGCAAGCCCAAACGCTTCATGGAGCGCTTCGACTGCTCGAACCATATTTTTCTCATCGATGACAGTAGAAATTTTAATTTCCGACGTGCTAACCATTTTGATTTCAATATTCTGGCCCGCTAGCACTTCAAACATGCGCGCCGCCACTCCCGGATTCGAAATCATGCCGGAACCGACGATCGATACTTTGGCCAATCCGCTTTCATATTGTACGTTTACCCCTTCAAGCGATTGCAACACTTGAAGCGTTTCCGGCAAATCCTCCGTGCGAATCGAAAAAGAAACAGACGTAGTGTCTGCCTTCTCCGCGCTTTGAATGATGATGTCCACATTAATGCCGCGCTTTGCGAGTGCCGTAAAAATAGTCGGCAATGCATGTAAGCTGTTTCCAATTCCATTTACTGTAATTCGAGTAACTTGATCTTCAAAAGCGATTCCCCGTACGATTAAATGCTGTTCCATCGAAACTTCCCCTTTCACGATTGTGCCACTTTCATTTTCCATACTTGAGCGCACCTCAAGCAGCACTTCATAGTTTTTCGCAAATTCCACCGCGCGCGGGTGCAGCACCCCCGCTCCTAAATTAGCTAATTCTAGCATTTCATCATAGGAAATTTCTTTTATTTTCCGTGCTGTCTTTACGTAGCGCGGGTCGGTCGTAAACACGCCAGTTACATCCGTGTAAATATCACACTTATCCGCTTTTAACGCCGCCGCCAGCGCCACCGCCGTCGTATCGGAACCGCCGCGACCGAGCGTCGTGATTTCCCCTGTTTCCGTCACCCCTTGAAATCCGGCGACAATGACAATGGCCCCTTCACCAAGATGCTTGCAGATTCTTGCCGTATCGATACCCGTAATGCGGGCGTTTCCGTGCATTTCTTCCGTTGTAATCCCGGCCTGCCATCCCGTTAATGAAATAGCTTTATATCCCTTTTCATGCAATGCCATGGCAAGAAGGGCAATGCTCACTTGTTCCCCAGTTGCAAGCAGCATATCCATTTCCCGCTTGCTCGGCTGTGCGGAAATTTGTTTGGCCAGATCGACAAGTTTATCGGTTGTCTTCCCCATAGCCGAAACAACAACGACAACTTTATTTCCTTTTTCAACCTCCTCTATTACGCGATTAGCGACATGTTGAATTCTTTCGGTGGAACCGACGGACGTTCCACCAAATTTTTGTACGATGATTCCCATTACGTTTCACCCTTTTGCCTATTGTTTATAAATAAAAAACAGCAATGAGAGAAATCTCATTGCTGTGCATCACGAACACGAAAAAAGCGAATTCGCCTCGCACAGTGAGATAGCTCTCCAAGATGAATCACATCTTGACAGTCCTACATTTCTTAAACGCAGGACCAGCGGAAAAAGCAATGAGACTTTTTCCACTTCGGCGACGCTCCCCTTTCCACATCCGTCATCGGAACTCATTTTCCTCCGGATGTGTACTCTTGAAGTTCGCACCTCTATCTTCACTTCGGCGTTTGAAAGTGTATAAATATGAAATTTATTGCAATCATATCAAACTTTCATGTTGTTGACAATATTATTCTCGCAATTTCTCATAAATTTTTTCGGCAACGGAGCGCGGAATGTTTGCTTGTTGCAATTCTTCCACCGTTGCTTCTTTCATGTTTTTAATGGATCCGAAATGCTTCAATAATGCTTTTTTCCGCTTTTCCCCAACTCCAGGAATATCATCTAACACAGAGTGAAACATCGTTTTTCCGCGCGTTTGCCGATGAAATGTAACCGCAAACCGATGCACCTCATCTTGAATGCGCTGCAATAAATAAAACTCTTGGCTGTTTCGTTCTAATGGAACGATTTGCGGAGGATTCCCCATGATTAGCTCGGATGTGCGATGCTTGTCGTCTTTTGCAAGCCCAGCGAGCGGAATATCAAGTCCTAATTCGTTTTCAAGCACATCCCTTACCGCAGCTAAATGCCCTTTTCCTCCGTCAATAATAATCAAATCAGGAAGCGGAAGACCTTCTTTTAGCACGCGAGTATAGCGCCTTCTTACCACTTCGCGCATCGATTCATAGTCATCCGGTCCTTCTACCGTTTTGATTTTATATTTGCGGTACTCTTTTTTCTCCGGTTTTCCATCGATAAAGACAACCATCGCCGAAACAGGATCGGTGCCATGAATGTTGGAATTGTCAAACGCCTCAATACGGTGTGGCACAGGTATTCCCAATATTTTCCCTAAGTTTTCTACCGCTTTAATCGTTCGCTCTTCGTCCCGCTCGATTAAATAAAATTTTTCTTTCAACGCAATTGCCGCGTTTTTATTGGCCAAATCAACAAGTTCTTTTTTCTTTCCCCTTTTCGGCTGAACAACCGTTACTTCCAGCAGCTGCTCGGCAAGCTCGCCGTCAATGTCAGCAGGCAAAATGACTTCTTTCGGCTTAAAGTGGTTCGCTTTTGTATAAAACTGTCCCAAAAACGTCAGCAATTCCTCATCTGGGTCTTGATACATCGGAAACATCGATGCATCGCGCTCAATCAGCTTGCCTTGACGAATGAAAAATACTTGTACGCACATCCATCCTTTGTCATAGGCATAACCGAACACATCGCGATCAACGAAATCGTTCATGGTCATCTTCTGCTTTTCCATCGTTGCTTCAATATGGGCAATTAGATCGCGGTATTCTTTCGCCCGCTCAAATTCGAGCGCTTCGGCTGCTTTCATCATCTTTTTCGTGAGCTCTTCTTTTACTTCTTTATACCCACCGTTTAAAAAGCGAACGATTTGTTCGACAATTTCTTTATTTTGCTGTTCGGACACCGGATGCACGCACGGCGCTAGACATTGTCCCATATGGTAATATAAACAAACTCGGTTCGGCATGGTTGAACATTTGCGCAGCGGATAAATGCGGTCTAACAGTTTCTTCGTTTCATTTGCCGCCTGTACATGCGGATACGGTCCAAAATATTTTCCACCATCTTTTTTCACTTTTCGTGTAATGATTAGGCGAGGATGCTGCTCCGCGGTAATCTTGATAAACGGATAACTATTGTCGCCCTTGAGCATCACATTATATTTCGGATCGTACTTTTTAATTAAGTTCATTTCCAAAATGAGCGCTTCGATGTTCGAAGAAGTGACAATATATTCGAAATCGGCAATTTCGTTGACAAGCCGCAGCGTTTTTCCGTCATGCGTGCCGGTAAAATAGGAACGCACACGGTTTTTCAGCACTTTTGCTTTGCCAACGTATATTACTGTGCCGTTTTTATCCTTCATCAAATAACATCCCGGCTGCTCCGGAAGCACGGCTAATTTTTCTTTTAAGTGATCATGCATCATAATCACTCCATCAAGTTAATTCATCCATTCATACAGCGTAATGTTTCCGTACACTGGATCTGCCAGCGTGCTGGAACGATATGTTTTCACCCTCCGCAAATGGCCGGCAAGGGGAACTCCTCGCGCCCGAAATCCTTTCACAACATGGCCAGTCATATAAATTTTAGCATGTTGATAGTTCTCTTTGTCTTGTAAAAAAAATGAAAAGTGCAAAACGTCCTTATGGGGAAAATCCACATCTAAGTATTGTAGCACACGCGTTTCTTCCCATGTGTACAGAACGAATTTCTCTTTGCTGTTTTGTAAATCATACGCTAACTGATAGGTTGCCGGCAACTGTAATGCTTGCTCGCGCATATGCCATGTCCCCGTTACGAATTGCACGGCTAACACCACCATCGCTAGGCTCCATCGGTACATAGACATATGATTGCGGACAAAGCAAATCCAGCCATACAACAAAACAAGATGAACAAGCGGGAGAATGTGCCGCGGTTTCTCAATATTTTGCGCAAATAACACCCAAAGAAAATAAACAAATCCAGAAACAAGAAGCCAGCTCGGAAACGGGGATTTCCTTGACCGCCATATCGCCGTCCATGCAACCATATACAAAAAAAGCAGGATCACGTTTTGACTTGCTATCCCTGTCCATAAAATATTATAAAAGAAAAAATAAATCACTCGCTCCCATAACGGCTGCCCGTCGCTTGCTGCCGTTCCTCCCCACTTCTCGAAATGGCCGCTCGTAAATGAGAGAGCCAGTTTGAAAAAAGATTGGAAACTTCCTTCCGTCGCCGCGACCGCGGCAATCCAAATAAATTGGAAAAAAGCAGTCGCGTCAAAAAGCAGCAGATTCGAAGGACACTGCGATGTTTTTTCCAATCTTCGTGCCATAAAAACAAAATCGCTACAGCAAACGGGGCGTATGACAGGCGGATACCCATTAACAGACTAAACAAGGCAAGCGGGAGAAGCTGCATCCACCATGCATCATGCTTTCTTGCCAGTTCGATGGACCAAAAGTACCACCACAGCGCCCCTAACGCCGCGCCGTCCGACATCGGCTGGCCCGCAATCACCATGATATAGCTTGCCGATTGAAGGAGCGCGCTAATGAATAAGGACATAACCGTTGAATGATGCTTTTTTAACAGGAAAACCATCGGAATGGTTGCCGAAAACAAAGCAATGACATTAAAGATGGATAGTGCTTTTGCCGGATTGTCAACAAACGCATGAATAAGCATGCCGCCCAGCACGAAATATGGATAGCCCGGAAAATGCGGCTGCATGGCCAATAAATCATAGCGGTCTAACGCCAAAGCAAAATCGACCTGATCCCATGTCGCCGCATAAGGACTCGCATAGTATATTTCCAGCAAGAACAAACTTGCTAACTCACATTTCGCACCCTCTCGACGAAAATCGGGAGGATTTTTTCGTTCCGATGTCGAATGAATCCTTGACACACAAGGAACGTAAAGGAGTTTTTCACTTATGAACGTTCAAGTCAAAAAGGTCTATCGCAATTCTTATTTGAATATAATAAGTGCCCTATTCAAGAAACTGGGTCTGCCTCAATTGATTGACCATCTCGTGCCCGTCGATCCGCAGTGCCAAACGCGAGTCAGCGATGCCGTTCAGGCCATCCTCTACAATGTGTTTGACGGCCGGCAAGCCCTTGTTCACTTGGAACATTGGGCTCAGGAGGTCGATTGTGAGAAACTCATCCGTCCCGATCTCCATCCTTCCTGGTTGAACGACGATGCGTTGGCCCGTCATCTCGATCGCCTGTATGAGGCTGGCATTCACAACGTCATCAGCACTTGCTTGATTCATATTTATCGAAAAGAAGGCCTTTCCCTCCGAGCCTTCCACGCCGATACGACGGACAAGACCGTTTACGGCGCGTATGAATCGGCCTCGTTAGAGGCCTTACAAATCACACATGGCTACAACCGCCATCATCGTTGGCAAAAACAGATCGGTTTCGGACTGGTCGGCAACGAGGACGGCATCCCGTTTTACGGCGATGTGCACGATGGCAACCTGCCCGATAAAACATGGAATCCCGAGGTGCTGTCTCGTGTCCATGAACAGCTGAAGCAGGCCAAAATCGAAGACGAATGGATTTACGTGGCCGATTCCGCCGCGATGACGAAAGAGACCCTGGCGCAAACCAAAGCGGCCAACGCCTTTTTGATCACCAGAGGCCCTTCGTCGCTCCGGATCGTGAAAACCGCGCTGGCCGAAGCGGATGCTGAGGACACGACGTGGAGCGATCCCTTTACGTTGGCGGAGAGAAACGGCGCCACGTACCGGGTATGGGAAACGGCCTCGACGTATGAAGGCCACCCCGTTCGGCTGATCGTTGTTGAATCGAGCGCGCTCGACCAGCGAAAAGGAAAGACGCTTGAAAAAGAACGAACCAAAGAAGCGGAGCTTCTTCGCGAGGAACAAGCCCGTTGGGAGCGTCACCCCTTCTCCTGCCGGGAAGATGCCGAACAAGCCTTGGCGTCCCTCAAGGCGTCCCTTCGCCCCCGGTTTCATCGGGTTGAGGCCGCGGTCGAAGAGATCGTACGCCTGAAAAAACGGCGCGGACGGCCGAAAAAAGGGGCGGAACCCGAGGTGGAGACGCTGTATTTCTTGCACCTTGACGTCGAATTCGACCAAGACGCGTGGGAACAGGCGAGACGGAAAGCGTCCCGGTTTGTCCTTGTCACGACCGTTCCGAAGGAATGGAAGGGCCAACCCATGGATGCCCAAGAGATCTTGAAGCTGTATAAAGGGCAGATCTCGGTGGAAATGAACTTCGCTTTTTTGAAAGATCCGTTTTTCACGGATGAGATTTACGTCAAAAAACCAGAACGGGTCGCAGTATTAGGCTATTTGTTTCTGTTGGCCTTGGCTATTTACCGCGTTTTTCAGCGCCGAGTGCGTCAGTTTATTACTCCAGAACACCCGTTGAAGGGTCCTGGAGGCCGCAAGCTGACCCGGCCGACGGGACAGGCGATTTTTCAGCTGTTTCAATATGTGAACGTCGTCCTGTTCAAGCTGCCGGATGGGCGCATCCAACGCTCACTGGATCGCTCCCTTACCCCTGATCAGCGAAGGATTCTGCAGGGATTGGGCATGGATGAGAGCATCTACGTGTAACGTGATACGGAACGACCAGCGATGGTAAAAAAAGGATTGCCATCGCTCGTTGTGTTGGTCAAAAAGTTATTCTGAAAAACTAAATAAAAAATCCTTTGTTTTGACCTTGTTAGGGTGCGAAATGTGAGTGCTAACATAACGAAACTAAAATATGACAAAAATCGATTATTTCCTAGAAAATGTTTCATCGTCTTTCTCACCTTAACAAATAAGAAAAAGCACAAGACAAACCTGTCTTGCACTTTTTTACTCTTCTTCATATAGTTTTGTTACTTTATCAAAGTCAACTTTTTGCCCTTGCTTTGCTTTTTCTAGCTCCGCAAGCGCCTGTTTAAATACATCGGCGTAATTCGCTTCTTCTTTCTCTATTTCCGCCGCTTTTTCCCCCCGTTTCTCTTCTTTTGGTTTAGCGTCAGTTTGCTCGCTTTCCTCTGTTTTCATCGTTGCTGTTCCTTCGTTGTTCGAGCAAGCCCCCATCATCACCGCGACCGCGGCAAACATAGAAAGCAGCTTCCATTTGACTGACATTATGTATCCCACTGACACCTTTTTGATAATGATTTTCATCAGCATGAGTTGATTATATAATAGATAATGATTATCAAAGTTAATAATGTTTTTCATCAAATAAAAGAGCCTGCCATTGTTTTGGCAAGCTCTGTTATGCATTATACTTTGATAAATGAAGGGAAAAACTCATTCCCGACAACTTCTCCTTGGAGAGATGGTGCGGCTTGTTTTCCGTGATTTAACGCGGAAATAGCAGTTCAGCTACCCGGCGCACTTCTTCTAAATACGGGTACCGGATAAACAAAGTGTCGGAAATAAAAAAGAGATTCAGACAATATATTGCCCGAATCCCCTTGAAGAGAAAGGAATTATACGTGTTTTCCCAATAGTTGAACAAGCGCATCTTTCGGCTGATAGCCAATCGTTTTATCAACAAGCTCTCCATTTTTAAAAACGAGCAATGTTGGGATGCTCATCACACCGAATTTGGAAGCTGTTTCTGGGTTTTCGTCGACGTTTACTTTGACGATTTTTACTTTGTCGCCCATTTCTTGATCTAATTCTTCAAGAACCGGCGCGATCATGCGGCAAGGTCCGCACCAAGGTGCCCAGAAATCGACTAATGTTACGCCATCTTTCGTTTCTGTCGCAAACGTTTGATCTGTCGCGCTTACAATCGCCATTTTGAATTCCTCCTATTTCGCTATTGATGTTTTAAGCAAAGTATATCACGTAATGGAGTTTAGTGCGAATGTTTTGCTTCGTTTCTAATATTCGCTTTTTGGCAGGAATTATGCCGTCTGGCAGACAGCAGAAAACGAGCAAAGCAAATTTGCTTCACCCGCTTCCGAAAAGGTTTACGAATGCACTTTTAATTTTTTGAATTCTTCTGTTAACAACGGAACAACTTCGAATAAATCTCCGACAATACCGTAATCAGCCACTTTGAAAATGTTTGCTTCCGGGTCTTTGTTAATCGCTACGATGACTTTCGAGTTTGACATACCAGCTAAATGTTGAATCGCTCCTGAAATGCCGCATGCGATATAAAGGTCTGGCGTGACGACTTTTCCTGTTTGCCCGATTTGCAACGAATAATCGCAATACCCTGCGTCGCACGCACCGCGCGATGCGCCAACGGCACCGCCTAGCACTTCAGCAAGCTCTTGCAGCGGTTTAAATCCTTCGGCGCTTTTCACGCCGCGGCCGCCGGCAACGATGACTTTTGCCTCAGACAAATCGACGCCTTCCGCGGTTTTGCGGACGACTTCTTTCACGATTGCGCGCAAATCTTTAATGTCGACGGAAACCGTTTTTACTTCTCCAGAACGGGATTCATCACGCTCTAGCGGCTGGATGTTGTTTGGACGTACCGTCACAAAGATAATGCCGTCTGTAACGATTTTCTTTTCAAACGCTT is a window encoding:
- a CDS encoding electron transfer flavoprotein subunit alpha/FixB family protein, with amino-acid sequence MARKVLTLAEVRDGSLRNVSFEAIAAAKTIAQGGEVVSVLVGESVQSYANELFFHGADRVVVVEHPNLKNYTSDGYSQALKAVIEEEKPEGIVFGHTALGKDLSPKLAIKLNSGLVSDVVALEEAGGNLVFTRPIYSGKAFEKKIVTDGIIFVTVRPNNIQPLERDESRSGEVKTVSVDIKDLRAIVKEVVRKTAEGVDLSEAKVIVAGGRGVKSAEGFKPLQELAEVLGGAVGASRGACDAGYCDYSLQIGQTGKVVTPDLYIACGISGAIQHLAGMSNSKVIVAINKDPEANIFKVADYGIVGDLFEVVPLLTEEFKKLKVHS